From a single Deltaproteobacteria bacterium genomic region:
- a CDS encoding type II toxin-antitoxin system HicB family antitoxin: MMRYLIMLEQTEAGFAVQVPDLAIVTYGDTIEAAKQAASEAIRINLEAYQEVGQALPERQSVEHHLENPEFQELVFAYVDVFEPRDRIAA, from the coding sequence ATGATGCGCTATCTGATTATGCTGGAACAAACCGAAGCTGGATTTGCCGTGCAAGTTCCGGATCTCGCAATCGTGACCTACGGAGACACCATCGAAGCGGCAAAGCAAGCGGCGAGTGAAGCCATTCGGATCAATCTGGAAGCCTATCAAGAGGTTGGGCAAGCTCTACCAGAGCGGCAATCCGTGGAACACCACCTAGAGAACCCCGAGTTTCAAGAGTTGGTCTTCGCCTACGTGGACGTGTTCGAGCCTAGGGACCGAATTGCAGCGTAG